In Carnobacterium sp. CP1, the following are encoded in one genomic region:
- a CDS encoding DeoR/GlpR family DNA-binding transcription regulator, whose protein sequence is MIPYERKKMILNELNKQDIVILDELKTLLSGVSVSTIRRDLKDLEKAGQVTLLPGGAAKLFSRSTDVPITKRTTLNRNEKKEIALLSAKEVKLGETIYIDSGSTGEELLIELVKKKVTIITSVTNFKIPLQDVEAQVYSLGGFVNFTNNSLKGDLTVQNIEHFNFDRAFIGANGVDSKSGYTTPDLSEAIKKRKVIEKSQEVYFVCDSSKFHKVYMSSIAPLSESVLISNEEDKIIEESVMELIY, encoded by the coding sequence ATGATTCCGTATGAAAGAAAAAAAATGATTTTAAACGAACTAAACAAGCAAGATATCGTTATACTTGATGAATTAAAAACATTGCTTTCTGGTGTATCTGTTTCTACTATTCGACGTGACTTAAAAGACCTTGAAAAAGCAGGCCAAGTGACATTATTGCCTGGCGGCGCAGCAAAATTATTTTCTCGGTCTACAGATGTTCCAATAACGAAAAGAACAACTTTAAACCGCAATGAGAAAAAGGAAATCGCCCTATTATCGGCCAAAGAGGTTAAATTGGGAGAAACAATCTATATAGACTCAGGATCGACTGGCGAAGAATTATTAATAGAATTAGTAAAGAAAAAAGTAACAATTATTACTTCGGTTACGAATTTCAAAATCCCTCTACAAGATGTAGAAGCGCAAGTATATTCTCTTGGCGGTTTTGTTAACTTTACGAATAATTCACTTAAAGGCGATTTAACAGTACAGAATATTGAGCATTTTAATTTTGACCGTGCTTTTATTGGAGCAAATGGTGTGGATAGCAAATCTGGTTACACAACTCCTGACTTAAGTGAGGCCATTAAGAAAAGAAAAGTTATTGAAAAATCACAAGAAGTTTACTTTGTTTGTGATTCTAGTAAATTCCATAAGGTTTATATGTCATCAATTGCACCTTTATCAGAATCAGTTTTGATTTCCAATGAGGAAGATAAGATAATTGAAGAGAGTGTTATGGAATTAATCTATTAA